From Xyrauchen texanus isolate HMW12.3.18 chromosome 36, RBS_HiC_50CHRs, whole genome shotgun sequence, one genomic window encodes:
- the LOC127629804 gene encoding TRPM8 channel-associated factor homolog, with translation MAREEDYNALMSGLEELDLEGKAVPSDLVLIGDHAFPLAMNPRGQVLMAASRYGQGRVVVLGHEEYLTHFPGLVGNAVKWLMPCKSEDCIVGIQEKFRSVADNLVYSQIKTEIGDFRNGLAIYVSDAYSVETCAKDLIAFLKAGGGLLIAGQAWSWAMAHPQDNTLLNFPGNKVCSVAGIYLSERPGELGTFSVPRNIPSCSLAVSMGKDFKCDLEFLLQGVPEFDIHGVTLPSEVMVHGPLAFPIGVTQAGKAFIAGAYYGQGRVIVATHESYLGREALSTFLVNAIKWLDEGRKGVIGVLPSLTAAKNVLSKSGLDCQLTGFREDLSVYVCTSYSDAQCDQIQDFVAEGGGLLIGGHAWYWAQTHCGSNVMTEYPGNHILNKMGLCILGNTLSGGLYKAPDVELSCREWYQFRNMLQRFAEHVTQGQELTAQEQSCLKQLGSDCASYLRMQAHDCAAYTSMVALLSEMVKKVGVPQVCSTCPVESAKDYLMLQVGNEVYKVSPDPDALLPYIIKDRPNLPTVSKERVRISADTAGCEEWISTGLYLSPGMKTYIALPPEIIGKNWKVQIGCQTDNIGDANVLKRAPVVCERFPLNTEKVQLWNLWGGLIYLIAPPNCKVERVEIVVQTAVQAPYFKSGETSVANWVGGIRQAPAPWAELEFENIIITLESAVIRNLDRPDEVASLWDSIMRGVADLAAKPAKFPRKERFVTDVQISCGFMHSGYPIMMHSISAPELMNVEAALKSGLWGFIHELGHNQQRGVWEFPPHTTECSCNLWSVYIHEEVLGLNRANAHPAMTLEKRQGRARDYAKGGKDLKNWSVWTSLETYMQLQDKFGWDAFKKVFSAYHDMSGVPNDNAGKMNLYAETFSKVVNMNLSCFFKAWGWPIQPSTEEKISHLPEWSDHPMCQYA, from the exons ATGGCACGTGAAGAGGACTACAACGCTCTCATGTCTGGACTGGAGGAGCTTGATTTAGAAGGGAAAGCAGTGCCCAGTGATCTTGTGCTAATCGGTGACCATGCCTTTCCACTTGCCATGAATCCAAGAGGTCAGGTCCTGATGGCTGCATCTCGTTATGGTCAGGGACGTGTGGTGGTGTTGGGACATGAGGAATACCTAACACACTTCCCTGGCCTGGTAGGAAATGCTGTAAAGTGGCTCATGCCATGTAAGAGTGAAGACTGCATTGTAGGGATTCAGGAGAAATTCCGTTCAGTAGCTGACAACTTGGTCTACTCCCAAATCAAGACAGAGATTGGAGACTTTAGAAATGGGTTAGCTATATATGTCTCTGATGCTTACAGTGTTGAGACCTGTGCAAAGGATTTGATTGCTTTCCTAAAAGCTGGGGGTGGTTTGCTAATTGCTGGCCAAGCCTGGAGTTGGGCTATGGCACATCCACAAGATAACACTTTGCTAAACTTTCCTGGAAACAAGGTGTGCAGCGTTGCAGGAATTTACCTCTCGGAACGCCCCGGGGAACTTGGCACATTTTCTGTGCCTAGAAATATCCCTTCATGTAGTCTAGCTGTATC AATGGGGAAGGATTTTAAGTGTGACCTAGAATTCCTACTGCAAGGTGTGCCTGAGTTTGACATCCATGGTGTGACTTTGCCATCTGAAGTGATGGTGCATGGACCATTAGCATTTCCTATTGGAGTCACCCAAGCTGGAAAAGCATTCATTGCTGGTGCCTACTATGGGCAAGGACGAGTAATTGTGGCAACCCATGAAAGCTACCTGGGCCGTGAAGCTCTGTCCACTTTCTTGGTCAATGCTATCAAGTGGCTTGATGAAGGTCGTAAGGGTGTTATCGGAGTCCTACCCAGCCTTACAGCAGCCAAGAATGTACTGAGCAAATCTGGTCTAGATTGTCAGTTGACTGGCTTCAGAGAAGATCTTAGTGTCTATGTCTGCACTTCCTACAGTGATGCCCAGTGTGATCAGATCCAAGATTTTGTTGCTGAAGGTGGTGGTCTCCTCATTGGGGGTCATGCCTGGTATTGGGCCCAGACCCACTGTGGCTCCAATGTGATGACCGAATACCCTGGAAATCACATTCTTAATAAGATGGGGTTGTGTATCTTGGGCAACACCTTGAGTGGAGGACTATACAAGGCACCAGATGTAGAGCTTAGCTGTAGAGAGTGGTACCAATTTCGCAACATGCTGCAGCGTTTTGCTGAACATGTAACCCAGGGGCAGGAACTGACTGCTCAAGAACAGAGCTGCTTGAAGCAACTTGGTAGTGACTGTGCGAGTTACCTCCGCATGCAAGCTCATGACTGTGCTGCCTATACCTCAATGGTAGCACTTCTTTCTGAAATGGTGAAAAAGGTAGGTGTTCCGCAGGTGTGTAGTACCTGTCCTGTTGAAAGTGCCAAGGACTATCTGATGCTCCAAGTTGGGAACGAAGTCTACAAAGTCTCACCTGACCCTGATGCCCTCCTGCCCTACATAATCAAGGACAGACCCAACCTACCCACTGTGTCCAAGGAAAGAGTTCGCATCAGTGCCGACACTGCAG GTTGTGAAGAATGGATAAGCACAGGGTTATATCTTTCTCCTGGTATGAAGACATACATTGCACTACCTCCAGAGATCATTGGGAAAAATTGGAAG GTGCAGATTGGTTGCCAGACAGATAACATTGGTGATGCAAATGTTCTGAAACGGGCACCTGTTGTTTGTGAGCGATTCCCCTTGAATACAGAAAAGGTCCAGCTCTGGAATCTGTGGGGAGGGCTCATCTACCTAATAGCACCTCCCAATTGCAAAGTGGAGCGGGTAGAAATTGTCGTGCAGACCGCAGTTCAGGCCCCATACTTCAAGTCTG GAGAGACCAGTGTTGCTAACTGGGTGGGTGGGATCCGTCAGGCACCAGCCCCCTGGGCGGAGCTTGAGTTTGAGAACATCATCATCACGTTGGAATCAGCAGTGATAAGGAATCTGGACCGCCCCGATGAGGTGGCTTCACTTTGGGATTCCATAATGAGAGGCGTAGCTGATCTGGCGGCAAAGCCTGCCAAGTTCCCCCGCAAGGAGCGATTTGTTACAGATGTTCAGATCTCTTGCG GCTTTATGCATTCTGGATATCCCATCATGATGCACTCCATCTCTGCCCCAGAACTAATGAATGTAGAGGCAGCCCTTAAAAGTGGTCTATGGGGATTTATTCATGAGCTGGGTCATAACCAGCAGCGTGGAGTTTGGGAGTTCCCTCCACATACAACTGAGTGTTCCTGCAACCTGTGGTCAGTGTACATACATGAGGAAGTGCTGGGTTTGAACAGGGCTAATGCACATCCAGCCATGACCCTAGAAAAGCGACAGGGTCGTGCTCGAGATTATGCCAAAGGTGGCAAAGATTTAAAAAACTGGAGTGTGTGGACATCACTGGAGACTTATATGCAG CTTCAAGACAAATTTGGCTGGGATGCTTTCAAGAAAGTTTTTTCAGCCTACCATGATATGAGTGGAGTGCCAAATGACAATGCAGGCAAGATGAATCTATATGCTGAGACCTTCTCCAAAGTGGTCAACATGAATCTGTCCTGCTTCTTCAAAGCTTGGGGTTGGCCCATCCAGCCCAGCACTGAAGAGAAGATCTCTCATCTCCCAGAGTGGAGTGACCATCCTATGTGCCAGTATGCATAA